CCGAGTACGGCAGGGAAGGCAAGACGTGAATGTTGCTTCCCTCCAAAATGGTTACATTTTTAGCTGGTAAGTCCAGCATATCGCGAATAAATTGACAAGTGATTTCCGGATTGCTGAAAATTTTCTTAGCTACCAAATCATTGGTCGGGCTAATGCCCGGATGTCTGAGAATCATCCTTTTCCTCCTTTTATTATACCACAGTTTTATACTCAATGAAAATCAAAGAGCAAACTAGGAAACTAGCCGCAGGCTGTACTTGAGTACGGCAAGGCGACGTTGACGTTGTTTGAATTTGATTTTCGAAGAGTATTAAATCTAGTTTTACTAGATTCACTGACTCTATCTATTTATTCGGAAAAGAAAGGATAAATGAAAAAAATAAGAACAGCGGATAAGCAATAAATTTTAAGCTTAACAGTCTTCCCTACTTACCTGATAATAAATAAGATCAGCAAGATAGCCTTTTCTCTCTACACCATTGGTAATAGTCTTGAGATAGGACATTCCAGCCTTCTCCATAACACGACCTGAAGCTGGATTGAGACTGGCATATCGTGCTCTAACTTTTTTAAAGCCTGCTTGAGTAAAACAAAAATCTAAGACAGCTTTTAAGGCCTCTATCATCATCCCAAGTCCCCAGTAAGCCTTGCCTAAAACATAGCCAATTTCACAAGAAGAATCGTTCTCATCCATTTCAACGATGCTGATATCTCCTATCACTTGCTCTGGGTTTTCTTTTAGGCAAATGGCCCATTTGTAATAGTTGGGATTGGTATAGGAGGCAACCCAATTACGAATCGAGTTTCGAGTCACCTCGACATCAGGATGAGGTTCCCAGGTGACGTAGGTTAGATTCTCAGCAGATGAAGCCCAATTCTGAAACATGGCTTCTGCATCACTTTCCACAAATCGTCTCAAAACCAAACGGTCTGTCTGCAAGATTTGCGTACCGATAGCTTTCATGTCACTACCTCGCTTTCTAATAGATGATTCTCTGTCCAGTCAGCATTGAAATTTGTTTTGCTTTTGAATTTCAAGGCTCAAGCTAAAAAGATCCACTGGACCTTCCTCGCTTACTTGTTTACATGCTCGGGGTAAAAATGTCCTCCAGACCTTCTCTCACTTTCTTATTTCAAGGTGAGAGGCTGAAAACCTCCACTGGAGGTTCCTCATTTTCTTATTTCTAAACTCGGGGTAAAAAGGTCCCCCGGACCTTCTTCGCTTTCTCATTTCTAGGCTCAGGGTAAAAAACTAAACTCATTAATAGCTAGAAAACAAGTTTTTCATCTAGTTCCTTAACGCAGTCGCTGTCTGGTTTGAAATGCGCTTTACCAAGCTTTTTCAAACCTAGTCATCGTTGCGGGGGTGAGACAACGAAATCGAACTCTTCGAGTTACCGATTTCTGTCTCACTCCCAAAAGTCATCAAATACGGTGATTGGTAGGTGGCGTTTGTGTTGGCCTTTGTGCCACCAGTTTTCAATTCTTGCTTGTGCTTCTGGGCTGATTGTTTTGCCTTCTAGGTAGTCGTCAATCTCTTCATAAGTGACTCCAAGTGCAACTTCGTCAGCCAGACCTGGTTTGTCTTCTTCTAGGTCTGCTGTTGGGATTTTTTCATAAAGGGCTGGGTCTGCACCAAGTTCCTTCAAAAGTTGTTTTCCCTGGCGTTTATTGAGGCGGAAAAGAGGTAAAATATCCGCACCACCGTCACCAAACTTGGTAAAGAAACCTGTGATATTTTCCGCAGCATGGTCTGTTCCAATGACCGCTCCGCTATGGGAACCTGCAAGGGCATATTGGGCAATCATACGGCAACGAGCCTTGATATTGCCCTTGTTGAAGTCTGAAACAGGGCTTTCTGTCGCTTCAACTGCAGCTGTCATAGCATCTGCAGACTCCTTAATATTCACCACTAAACTGACATCTGGCTGGATGAAGGCTAGTGCTTTTTGAGCATCTGCTTCATCAGCTTGCACTCCATATGGCAGGCGAACAGCGATAAATTTATAGCTGGCATCTCCTGTTTCAGCTCGCAGTTCTTCCATAGCCAGTTGGGTCAAGCGACCTGCCAAGGTTGAGTCCTGACCTCCAGAAATCCCTAGTACAAAGGTTTTTAGGAAGGGATGTTTTTTCAGGTATCTCTTTAAGAAATCAATGGAACGACGGATTTCTTCCTGGGCATCAATCACTGGTTTGACACCCAGTTGCTGAATAATAGTCTCTTGCAAACTCATTCTTCTTCTCCTTCACCAAGGGCTTCCTTGCGCATCTTGTCAATCAAGTCCATCTTGTCTTGCCATACATCACGCGCCAAATCCACTGGATAATGCTGCGGATTCAGCACACGCTTGTACTCATCCCACAACTTGTCAAATTCCTTACGGGCATAAGCCTGAATCTCAGTCAAACTAGGCAGCTTGTAGATCAACTTCCCGTCTTTGAAAATATCCACCAATAGAGGAACAGCGTCAAAATTACGAACGGTCTTCTTGATGTAAGTATAGGTCGGATGGAACATCTTGATTTCTGTCATGTCGCTCACATCCACACCGTCATAAGTGATGTAGTCACCTTCTGACTTGCCTTTTTCACGACTGGTAATGCGCCACACCTGCTTCTTACCTGGCGTAGACACTTTTTCCGCATTATTAGACAGCTTGATGGTATTGCGCATGTTACCATTCTCATCTTCGATCGCCACAATCTTGTAAACTGCACCAAGAGCTGGTTGGTCATAGGCTGTAATCAGCTTGGTTCCCACACCCCAGACATCAATCTTGGCCTTTTGCATCTTGAGGTTGAGGATAGTATTTTCATCTAGGTCATTTGAAGCATAAATCTTAGCCTCTGTAAAGCCAGCCTCGTCCAGTTGCTGACGGACTTTCTTAGAAATATAGGCAATATCCCCAGAGTCAATCCGCACACCCATAAAGTTAATCTTGTCACCCAGCTCACGCGCCACCTGAATGGCAGCTGGCACACCGATACGAAGGGTGTCATAGGTATCCACAAGAAAGACGCAATTTTTATGGGTTGCAGCGTAAGCCTTGAAAGCCTCATAGTCGTTACCATAAACCTGTACCAAAGAATGGGCATGGGTCCCCAAAACAGGAATATTAAAGAGTTTACCAGCACGCACGTTGCTAGTTCCATTGGCACCACCAATCACCGCTGCGCGTGTTCCCCAGATAGCCGCATCCATCTCTTGAGCCCGACGTGTCCCAAACTCCATTAAAGGTTCATCTTCGATGACCGAACGAATACGAGCTGCCTTAGTCGCCACCAAGGTCTGGTAGTTGACGATGTTCAAAAGGGCTGTTTCAACCAACTGGCATTGGGCTAGAGGGCCTTCTACCTGCACAATAGGCTCATTAGCAAAAACCAAATCCCCTTCTTGGGCAGAACGAACCGTCAACTCCAACTTGAAATTGCGGAGATAGTCCAAGAATGCCCCATGATAGCCCAACGACTCCAAATAGGCAATATCACTATCTGAAAAACGCAAATCTTCAAGATAGTTCACAATTCTTTCCAAACCAGCAAAAACCGCATAGCCGTTTTTAAAAGGCTGTTGGCGGAAATAAACCTCAAAAACTGCCTTCTTATTGTGAATCCCTTGGTCAAAGTAAACCTGCATCATGTTAATCTGGTACAAGTCCGTGTGCAATGTCAAACTATCATCTGGATACATACTTTTCCTACTTTCTTAGCTAGAAACACATGAAATTTTTCAAAAACTTTCATGTATTCCAATAAATTAGTACTATTATATCACATTTAGCTGGATTGAGAAAAGAGTAACAAGCTATTCACCACTCTCCAGTTCATCCATATCTTGTTCAAACTTTTTCTGAGCCCATTCGACATAACTTAATGCAATATATAAATGTCATTTTGTAATATTTTGTTAACAAAAAACTCTCTACCACAAAAAATAGAGAGTGTTGAGTTTAAATATAGGATTTTAAAATATCGACGACATCACTTCTTTTCTTAATCTGATAGGACTTAATTCCCAATTTCTCAGCTGCCATTTTATTGTCCTCAATATCGTCTAGAAAGACACAATTTTTAGAATTTAACTGGTATTTATCGAGAATCTCCTTCATACTTATGTCAAGAACCCCTCTCTGCCTTATACTTTCATATTCTCCTTACAAATCCTTTTGGTAATAAAATCTTTTCCCTATGTAGGGATAGTCTTGCAAAGCAAAGACTTCCTTGTATCCATGTTTCTGATAAAAGTCTGGCGCCTGAAACTGGTAAGTATTGACAAAGGCAAAACGACAGTTTCGATTCTTAGCTTCACTTTCTACCTGCCTCAATAGTTTTGAACCGATTCCTTGCCCTCTCAGTTCCTCTTTTACAAATAAATACTCAATTTCTAGCCAATTTCCAAAAGTCTCTGCTATCAAACCTGCCAGGAGATTGCCCTTTTCATCTTCGACATAAAGATTAAGTGGCTCACTTTCAGCCTCTTCTCTTTTTGAACGGTTATAAGCACGAATCAGATTCCCTATTTCTTGTGATTTATGGGATTCCTTATTTTCCAATCTAAAATACATCTAAACCTCCTAAAACACTATTACAGCTTGATTATAGTCTTATTTCAATAGACTGTCAAACTAGCAAAAACCCACCAACCTGAGTTGATGAGTTTTTAATCTATTTTCTAAATTTCCACTGGCTATAAATACCGAAACCGATAATCCAGATAGCTGAGCCGATTGCTCCTACAAATGTAGACTCTTGTAAAAAGAGGGTTACAAAGACAAAGGCAAAGAAGAGCATTGTTAAAGGATTTAAGAAACGATAGTGGGGCATGAGATAGCCATCCGCCATAAAGTCTGCTGACTTGCGGTATTTAAGGTGAGCCACCATAATCAAGATGTAAATGGCGATATAAACACCTGATGATGATGCTGTAATCAAGGCAAAGGCATCCGAAACACCTGGCAAGACATTAATAAAGGCTGCTAGGG
Above is a genomic segment from Streptococcus mitis containing:
- a CDS encoding nicotinate phosphoribosyltransferase (catalyzes the formation of 5-phospho-alpha-D-ribose 1-diphosphate and nicotinate from nicotinate D-ribonucleotide and diphosphate), which produces MYPDDSLTLHTDLYQINMMQVYFDQGIHNKKAVFEVYFRQQPFKNGYAVFAGLERIVNYLEDLRFSDSDIAYLESLGYHGAFLDYLRNFKLELTVRSAQEGDLVFANEPIVQVEGPLAQCQLVETALLNIVNYQTLVATKAARIRSVIEDEPLMEFGTRRAQEMDAAIWGTRAAVIGGANGTSNVRAGKLFNIPVLGTHAHSLVQVYGNDYEAFKAYAATHKNCVFLVDTYDTLRIGVPAAIQVARELGDKINFMGVRIDSGDIAYISKKVRQQLDEAGFTEAKIYASNDLDENTILNLKMQKAKIDVWGVGTKLITAYDQPALGAVYKIVAIEDENGNMRNTIKLSNNAEKVSTPGKKQVWRITSREKGKSEGDYITYDGVDVSDMTEIKMFHPTYTYIKKTVRNFDAVPLLVDIFKDGKLIYKLPSLTEIQAYARKEFDKLWDEYKRVLNPQHYPVDLARDVWQDKMDLIDKMRKEALGEGEEE
- a CDS encoding GNAT family acetyltransferase, with product MKAIGTQILQTDRLVLRRFVESDAEAMFQNWASSAENLTYVTWEPHPDVEVTRNSIRNWVASYTNPNYYKWAICLKENPEQVIGDISIVEMDENDSSCEIGYVLGKAYWGLGMMIEALKAVLDFCFTQAGFKKVRARYASLNPASGRVMEKAGMSYLKTITNGVERKGYLADLIYYQVSREDC
- a CDS encoding GNAT family acetyltransferase, producing MENKESHKSQEIGNLIRAYNRSKREEAESEPLNLYVEDEKGNLLAGLIAETFGNWLEIEYLFVKEELRGQGIGSKLLRQVESEAKNRNCRFAFVNTYQFQAPDFYQKHGYKEVFALQDYPYIGKRFYYQKDL
- a CDS encoding NAD(+) synthetase; protein product: MSLQETIIQQLGVKPVIDAQEEIRRSIDFLKRYLKKHPFLKTFVLGISGGQDSTLAGRLTQLAMEELRAETGDASYKFIAVRLPYGVQADEADAQKALAFIQPDVSLVVNIKESADAMTAAVEATESPVSDFNKGNIKARCRMIAQYALAGSHSGAVIGTDHAAENITGFFTKFGDGGADILPLFRLNKRQGKQLLKELGADPALYEKIPTADLEEDKPGLADEVALGVTYEEIDDYLEGKTISPEAQARIENWWHKGQHKRHLPITVFDDFWE